In Streptomyces erythrochromogenes, the DNA window GGGAATGCCGGGCGGTCCCTCACGGTTCGAGTTCTTCGTACGGTTTCGCACGGACGTCGTGCGGGCGTGGAGCACGGGACGGGAGCGACGATGAGTGACACCGGGGACGCGAGCGGCGGGGCGAACGGGTTGCCCGACGGCCGGACCGGCGGCGCGCAGGAGAGCCGTAGCGATGGTGGTAGCGGTATCCGGGGCACCGCCCTCGGCCGGGCAGCCGTACCGCTGTCCGTCCTGGACCTCGTCACCGTCGGCGCCGGCAGCACCGCGTACGACTCCCTGCGCACCAGCGTGGCCATGGCCCGCCTCGCCGAATCCCGCGGCTACCACCGCCACTGGGTCGCCGAGCACCACTCCATGCCCGGCGTCGCCAGTTCCTCGCCGGCCGTGATCCTGGCCCACCTCGCCGCGCACACCTCCCGCATCCGGCTCGGTTCCGGCGGCGTGATGCTGCCCAACCACGCCCCGCTCGCCGTCGCCGAGCAGTTCGGCACCCTGGAGGCGCTCGCCCCGGGGCGGATCGACCTCGGACTCGGCCGGGCCCCCGGCACCGACGGCCGGACCGCCGCCGCACTGCGCGGGCCCGGACGCATCGAAGAGGGCGCGGACGAGTTCCCGCGCCGGCTCGCGGAGCTCACCCGATTCCTCGACGACGACTTCCCCGACGGGCACCCGTACGCCCGCGTGCACGCCGTACCCGGCCCGGTGCAGGGCTCGGCCGGGCGGCCGCCGCTGTGGCTGCTCGGCTCCTCCGGCTTCAGCGCGAGGCTCGCCGGCGAGCTCGGCCTGCCCTTCGCCTACGCCCACCACTTCTCCGCGGCCGGCACCCTGCCCGCTCTCGACCTCTACCGGGAGAGCTTCCGACCCTCGGCGGTCCTGGACGCCCCCTACGCCGTCATCGGGGTCTCGGCGCTCGCCGCCGACACCGACGGGGAGGCCCGCGCCCAGGTGCTCACGGGCGCGCTGTCGATGCTGCGGCTGCGCACCGGGCGCCCGGGGCTGGTGCCCACGCCCGAGGAGGCGGCGGCCTACCCCTACACCCCGCTGGAGCGGGAGTTCGTGGACGGCTGGCTCGCCAACATCGTCCACGGCACCCCCGACGCGGTCGCCGACGGCCTCGACGGCCTCGCCAAGCGCACCGGCGCGGACGAGTTGATGCTCACCGCCAACGCCCACAGCGGGGCCGCGCGACTGCGCTCGTACGGTCTGGTCGCAGATGCGTACGGCATGCCGACGGCAGCGCCCGAGGCCGACTGACCGCAGGGGAACGGGGTTTGGCTGGTTTGTTGCCGAAACCTTGCCGGAGCATGTCTCAAGGGAGCCTTAAACCGCTCGTCACCCGGGGTGGCGAGCGGTTTCTGATGCGCGCTCAAGTCTCTGACTTGGGTAAATGGCACGGGAGTGGTCTAGTCCTTCTTTGGTCCGAACCATTGACGCGGGGCTGGAGTGATCGCTATCACTTCTCTCACCCGAACCTCCAGCACTCTCCTCCCAGCCCCCCGGAGGCAGTTCATGCACATCCGTAAACCCCTCGCCGCAGCCGCCGCCACGGCCGCGCTGGCAGCCGGAGCGCTTGCCTCCTTCGCGGGACTCGGCACCGCCCAGGCCGCCGACGCCGCGGCCGGAGCCGCTGCGGGCGGCGTCCGCATCGCCTACTACGACCAGTGGAGCGTGTACGGGAACGCCTTCTACCCCAAGCACCTCGACACCCGGGGCATAGCGAGCAAGCTGGACGTCATCAACTACTCGTTCGGCAACATCCACCCCACCGAGCTCACCTGCTTCGAGGCGAACAAGGCGGCCGGCGACGACAACAACCCCAACGCCGGTGACGGCGCGGGCGACAGCTACGCCGACTACCAGAAGTCCTTCGGCGCGGCCGACAGCGTGGACGGCGTCGCCGACACGTGGAACCAGCCGATCGTGGGCGTCTTCAACCAGTTCAAGGAACTGAAGGCGAAGTACCCGCACCTGAAGATCAACATCTCGCTGGGCGGCTGGACGTACTCCAAGTACTTCCACGACGCGGCCAAGACCGACGCCTCCCGCAAGAAGTTCGTCGCCTCCTGCATCAAGCAGTACATCAAGGGCGACCTCCCGGTGGAGGGCGGCTTCGGCGGCGCCGGCACCGCGGCCGGCATCTTCGACGGCATCGACATCGACTGGGAGTACCCCGGCTCCTCCGGCGGCCACCTGGGCAACCACTACGGCCCCGAGGACAAGCAGAACTTCACCCTGCTGCTGCAGGAGTTCCGCAAGCAGCTCGACGCCGAGGGCGCGGCCAACGGCGGCAAGAAGTACATGCTCACCGCGGCCCTCCCGGCCGGCCAGGACAAGATCAAGTACATCGAGACCGACAAGATCGGCCAGTACTTGGACTACGCCAACATCATGACGTACGACATGCACGGCGCCTGGGACGGCGACGGGCCGACGTACCACCAGTCCCCGCTGTATCCGTCCGCGGCCGACCCGACCGACCCGATCGCGCCCGGCACCGAGAAGTACAGCATCGACAACGCCATCGACTCCTGGATCGACGGCAACCCGGCCTACGGCATCCCCGGCGGCTTCCCCGCCAACAAGCTGACCCTGGGCTACGAGTTCTACTACCGCGGCTGGAAGGGCGTCCCGGCCGGCACCACCAACGGCCTCGCCCAGACCGCGACCGGCGGCTCCGCCGCGCGACCGCTCAGCCAGCAGGCGGGCATCGCGCACTACAAGGAGCTCGGCGGCATCGTCGACAACGCGGCGACCACCTTCTGGGACGACCAGTCGAAGTCCTCGTACTTCTACAAGGACGGCGAGTTCTTCACCGGCCTGAACCAGAAGTCCATCCAGGCCCGGGTCGACTACGGCAAGCAGCGCGGCCTGGCCGGCGCGATGATGTACTCCCTGCTCGGCCTGGACAACAACGCCACGCTGCTGGGTCAGATCTCCGACGCCCTGGGCGGCACCACGGTCCCGCCGACCACGCCTCCCACGACGCCGCCGACCACCCCGCCGACCACTCCTCCGACGACCCCGCCGACCACGGGCTGCGGCTCGACGCTGGCCTACGTCGCGGGCACCGTCTACACCGCCGGCAACGAGGTCTCCCACAACGGCCGCAAGTACAAGGCCCAGTGGTGGACGCAGAACGAGACGCCGGGCACCACCGGTGAATGGGGTGTCTGGAAGGACCTCGGCGCCTGCTGATCTCCCCCCACCCCGCGCCGAGCGACGCCCCCGCCCCGCCCCCTCTCCCGGGGGCGGGGCGGAGGTGTGTGACATGGTTGCCGAATTTCGGACACCGGGTGGTAGCGGTGTCGTTACGCTCGGCCACAAGCCCGTTTCCCGCTTGGGGGTGCCGTTCCATGGTCCTGGCCCGCGACATCGATCCCAGCGCCTCGCCGCTGGACTACTACAGCTACGAGCTGCGCCGGCTGAGAGAGGAAGCGGGCCTGAAGCAGTCGCAGCTGGGCGCGATCATCTTCTGCACGGGCTCCCTGATCGGCATGGTGGAGAACGGCCGCCGCGTCCCGACCAGGGACTTCTCGGAGCGGGTCGATGCGGCCCTGGGTACGGGTGGAGTGTTCTCCCGCCTGGTGGGGCTCGTCCTGCGCAGCCAGCTGCCGAGCTGGTTCCAGCCGTACGCGGAGATGGAGGGCCAAGCTGCGTTCATCTCCACCTACCAGTGCCAGCTGGTCCACGGGCTGCTCCAGACTGAGGCCTATGCGCGGGCCGTTCTCGGGGTTGAGAAGCCCGACAAGCTCGATGCCGCTGTGGCGGCACGCATGGATCGACAGCGCATTCTGAAGCGGGAGAGCCCGCCAGTGCTGTGGGCGGTGCTTGATGAAGCAGCTCTGCATCGGCAGATCGGAGGCCGCGAGGTGATGAGCGGCCAACTGGCTCATCTGCTGGGTCTCGTAGAGCGGCGATGGCTGGAAATCCAGGTGCTGCCCTTCAGCGCTGGGCAGCACGCTGGGATGATGGGCTCGTTCACCTTGCTGCGCTTCGACGGCGCCCCGGACATCCACTACAGCGAGAGCTACGACTCCGGGCACATGACGGCCAACGCGCAAGTGATCAAGGAGCGTTCGGTCGGCTACGCTCGCTTGCAAGCCGAGGCCCTCCCACTCCGGGCGTCGGCTGAGCTGATCGCTCGCGTAATGGAGGAACGCTATGGCAAGCATCCAGAAGCTGACGGGCGCACAGTGGCGTAAGTCGTCCTACAGCGGCTCCAACGGCGGCGAGTGCGTCGAGTGCGCACCCCTCGGCGGCGCCGCCTGGCGCAAGGCTTCCTACAGCGGAGGGACCGGCGGCGACTGCGTCGAGGTGGCCGCTCAGCCCTGCCGAGTAGCGGTGCGGGACTCCAAGAACCCCGACGGGCCCACCTTCACCATCGCCCCGGAGGCGTTCGCCGCTTTGGTGCGGAGTCTCTGAGGCAATCGCCCGTCAGCCCTGGGATGCGGGGCCGTCGGGAATGGTCGACGCTGGAAGAGCGGGCCTGTGGAGCCTCCGTGGACTTCTTCCGGTCAGGGCTCGCCGTTCCTCCCTCCCCTCGCGTGAGGAGTCGACCCATGCGCGACGACTTCCGTTTGGCGATCCGCGGAGCCCCGACCTACAGCCGGGGCGAACCGGTGTCCTTCACCTTCGAGCTGGAGAACGTCGGCGACAGGGACTACAGGCTGCTCGTCTGGAACACCCCGCTCGAAGGTGAAGTCTTCAACTTCCTGGAGGTGCGGTACGGGGACGACGTCGTTCCCTACGACGGGCGGATGGTCAGCCGCACCGACCCCGATGCCGACTCATACCGCACCCTTCGCGTCGGCGAGACCATCGTCGAAGAGCTCGACATATCGATGTCGTACGCGCTGGCCGAGCCCGGCGGGTACGAGGTCACCCTGCTGGTGCGGTTCGCCGACGTCATCCCCGCCGTCGGGACCGAGGTCATCACCGCACGCCCCAGGCACGAGCACCAAGGACTCACTCTCGGCCCGGTCAGTACGTCCTTCGAACTCCTGCCGGACGGCCCCCCTCGCTCCACGGCGGGAGAGCGAGCGCGCAGCGAGCAGCCAAGGGACGGCGCCCGGCGGATCGTGATCGACCCGGACACGGAACGGCCGTCGGCCCTGCTGCGGGACTTCCCCCTTCCCCCTGGATTCGCCGAGGTGTTCGCCGCGCACGACAACGCGTGCGCATGGCTGGACGCGTCCATTGCCGAGCTGGACAGCTGGAGCGGTCGGACGGACAACACCCTCTACAGGGAATGGTTCGGAGCGGACAGCGTTTCCCGCCACAAGACCGTGCGGGACCGCATGGCCGGGACCCGCGCCTGGATGAACAGGCGGATCACCTACGATCTGAGCCCTCCGAGCTGCGGGGCCAACACCACCAATTACACCCACCTCGGATCGGACACCGTCTACGTCTGTCCGGCCTTCTACGGGATGCCGGCGACCGGTACCGATTCACGGTTCGGGGCCATCGTGCACGAGTGGAGCCACGCGGCCACGAACGTCGACACCGACGACATCGTCTACGGCCTGCCGGCCTCGCGCACCCTCGCGATCAGCAACCCGGACAAGGCGGCGAAGAATGCCGACAACTACAGCTCCTTCGTCGAAACGCTCAGCCTCCGCATGCTGACCGCGCCCGTCTTCTGGCCCAACGGCAAGGTGTACGTGTTCGCGGGTGGCCAGTACTACCGAATCGACCCCGGCACCCGACGGGTCGACCCCGGCTACCCGCTGCCCATCAACCCGAACTGGCCCGGTCTGTGGAGCGACCGGGTCGACGCGGGTGTGGTGTGGCCCAACGGCAAGGCGTATTTCTTCCGCGACGGCCAGTACATGCGCTACGACATCGCGACCGACAAGGTGGACGCGGGCTACCCGCTGCCCACCGGCCAGTACTGGCCCGGTCTGTGGGGCGACCGGGTCGACGCGGGGATCGTCTGGAACAACGGCAAGGCGTACTTCTTCCGCGACGACCAGTACATGCGCTACGACATCGCAGCCGACAAGGTGGACCCCGGATACCCCAAGCCGATCGCCGGCAACTGGCCCGGCCTGTGGGGCGACGGCATCCAGGGCGCTGTGATGTGGAACGACGGCAAGGCGTACCTGATGCGCGGCTGGCAGTACGTCGGCTACGACGTCACGGCAGACCGGGTCGCGCCGGCCTATCCCCGGGCGATCGGCGAGAACTGGCCAGGCCTCTGGAGCGGCGGAGGCATCGACGCGGCGATCATGTACAACAACGGCAACGCCTACTTCATGCGTGGCACCCTCTACAGGGGCTACGACATCGCGGAGGACCGGGTCATCGACCCCGCCTACGTACTGACCATCGCCGGGAACTGGCCGGGCCTGTGGGACACCGTGGATTCGGGCATCCCGTGGCCCAACGGGAAGGTGTACTTCTTCCGCGGCCCGCAGTACATGCGCTGGGACATCGCGGCCAACCGGGTGGACCCCGGATACCCGAAGCCGATCGCCGGCAATTGGCCCGGACTCTGGAGCGACCGGATCGATGCCGCCGTCCTGTGGCCCAACGGCAAGGCGTACTTCTTCCGCGGCGATCAGTACATGCGGTACGACGTGGCCGCCGACCGGGTGGACCCCGGCTACCCCCTGCCGGTCAACCCGTACTGGCCCGGCCTGTGGGGCGACGGGGTCGATGCCGGGATCGTGTGGAACAACGGCAAGGCGTACTTCTTCAAGGGCTCCCAGTACATGCGGTACGACATCGCCGCCGACCGCGTCGACGACGGCTATCCGCTGCCCATCGGGTCGAACTGGCCGGGCCTGCCGGGCCGCACCGGATAGGCGCTGCTCAGACCCGCGGGTGCGCGGCCGGTTCGTCCGGCGCGGAGGCGGCGGTCGTCGCCGCCTCCACCCGGCGGCCGATCATGCGGGCGATCACGTCCGGGGCCACCGCGCGGGAGTACAGCCAGCCCTGGCCCGTGTCGCAGCCGACTCGGCGCAGCCGCGCGGCCTGTCCCGCGGTCTCCACGCATTCCGCGGTCACCGTGAGGCCCAGCCGGTGGGCGAGCTGGACCAGGGCCTCGACGATGGTCTCGTCGGCCGGGTTCGGGTGCGCGCCCTCGTCGTAGCGGAAGCCGCGTACGAAGGAGCCGTCCAGCTTCAGCACCGAGACCGGTAGCCGGCTGAGGTAGGCCAGGTTCGAGTAGCCGGTGCCGAAGTCGTCGATGGCGATGCGGACGCCCATGTCGCTCAGCGCCTGGAGGGCCTGGAGCGGCCTTCCGGCGGAGCCCATCACCGCAGACTCGGTGAGCTCCAGCTGGAGCAGCTGCGGCGCCAGGCCCGTCTCGGCGAGGATCTCCGCGACGTCGCCCACCAGGTCCGAGTCCCACACCTGCCGCACGGCGACGTTGACGGACACGAAGACCGGGGTGTCGCTGGGCTGTTCGATCTGCCAGCGGCGCGCCTGCCGGCACGCGGTCCGCAGGACCCACTGCCCCAGCTGGACGATGGACCCGTCCTCTTCGGCGATGCCGATGAACCGATTCGGCGTCAGCGTGCCGAACTGCGGGTGCCGCCAGCGCACCAGGGCCTCGACGCCGCGCAGCGCACCGCTCTCCAGGTCCACCAGCGGCTGGTACTCCAGGGCGAACTCGCCCCGCTCCACGGCCGGACGCAGCGTCGACGACAGTGCCTGCCGGGTCATGCGGTGCGCGTTGCGCTCCGGGTCGAAGAGGGTCCAGCGGGCCTTGCCGTCCGCCTTGGCCCAGTACAGGGTCGTGTCGGCGGCCTGCATCAGCCCCGTCGCCGAGGTCCCGTCCGTGGCCCGCTCCACCACGCCGATGGACGCGGAGACCGACAGCCGCTGCCCGGCCAGGTCGAAGGGCTCCTGTACGGCGGCCAGGACGCTGCGCGCCAGGTCCGCGAGCTGCTCGGTGCCGGTGGAGTCCTCCACGAGCAGGGCGAACTCGTCGCCGCCGAGCCGTGCGACCAGGTGCCCGCCCGTGCGCCCGTAGCCGGACTGGTCGGCGCACTGGGTCAGCCGGGAGGCGACGGCCGTCAGCAGCCGGTCGCCGACGCGGTGGCCGAGGGTGTCGTTGACGGCCTTGAAGCCGTCGAGGTCGAGGTAGCACAGGCCGATCCGGCCGGTGCCGCCCCCGTGGTCGTACGAGGACGCCTCCAGGGCGGCGGAGAGCCGCTCGAAGAACAGCGCCCGGTTGGGCAGCCGCGTGACCGGGTCGTGCATCTGGAGGTGCCGCAGCCGGGCCTGGAGGTCGCGCCGGTCGCTGATGTCGGAGACGGACAGCAGGACGTTCCCGGTACCCGGTACGGGCCCCAGGGTGACCTCGGTCCACAGCGAGTGCCCGTCGGGGTGCTTGAGGCGGCGGGTGCAGCGCAGCCGTGCCTGCCGGCCGCGCAGGACCTCCTGGTAGGCGGCCCAGGTGCGGGCCTCCGCGGCCAGGTCCACCAGGTCTGCGGCGCAGCGGTGGACGAGCAGGTGCGGTTCGCTGCCCAGCAGGCCGGCGAAGGCCTGATTGGCCGTCACCACGTAGCCCTCGCGGTCCACGACCGCCATGGCGAGGTGCGCCGCGTTGAAGGCGGCCCGGTAGTCGCGCAGCTCGGACTCGGCGCGATGGGGCGCCGAAGGCACTGCCGGCACTGCCGGGTGACGCTCCGTAGTGGCCGATCGGATGCTGTCGGCCGCCGAACCGGTTCCTTCTGAGGTTCCGCTCACCGTTGGCCCCGCAGTGTTCGTGAGTGTCCGTGCAGGAAAGTGTGCCGATCATAGAGGCTGCCGGGAGGCCCTATCCAGCGGCGTCACCGGTTGAGACGCGGGAGTTCGGCGTGATGACGGATCGTCGGACCAAGATCGCGTGATCGTTTCTGCGCGCCGATGAGCGGGACGGGGTCCCTGCTGATCCCGGGTGATCGGTCGTGACGTTCTGTAGGCACCCGCGTGAAGTCCGGGGGTCACCGGCTTGCCTCGCCCCTCACTCGTGCGGGGCACTGGAACTGGGCATTAGTAAGACAATCGCCTCAAGGTGGCTAAACAGGTACTAATCCACCACCGGAGGTCGATGTGACGCGACAGCAGACACCCGGGGGAGTGGACCGCTCTCGCGTCCGAAGTACCGCCGCGGCGCTCACTTCCTTGACGGCGCTCGCCGCCATGTCGCTCGTCGCGGGTCCCGCGGTGGCCGACTCGGGTGCCGGGCCCTGCGCACTGACCCGCACGAGGGCGCACCACTCCCTGGGGCTGGACACCTGGAACGGCGCCTACCCCAAGCCCGAACGCACGCTCGACGCGGTGATGGTCTTCCTCTCCTTCCCCGACCACCAGGGCACCCTGACGCCCGAACTGCTCACCCGTGACTACTTCCCCGCCACCAGCGACTTCTTCGAGCAGGCCTCGTACGGTCGGTTCCGCCTGGTCCCGCACCCGCAGAAGCAGTGGATCCAGATGCCCCGGCCGTCCACCGCGTACGGGATAAAGCGTGACTGGGCCCCCGGTGACCGGGCCGCCTACCTGCGCGACGCGGTCGCCGCCGCCGACGCGCGGGTGGACTTCGGCAAGTACGACGTCGTCTACTTCGTCGCCGACCCGGACGCACCCGGGGTGGACTCCGACGCCACGAAGGTCGTGAACTTCGACCGCCCGATCGTCGCGGACGGCGCGGAACTGCGCCGGATCGTCACCGTCTTCGAGCGCCACCCGCCGGACCGCAACGTCCTGGCCCACGAGACCGGGCACGTCTTCGACCTGCCGGACCTCTACCACCGGCCCACGGACGGCAAGGGCGACTGGGACACCTACGTCGGGGACTGGGACGTCATGGGCAGCCAGTTCGGGATGTCCCCGGACCTCTTCGCCTGGCACAAGTGGAAGCTCGGCTGGCTGGACGCCTCCCAGGTGGACTGCGTGCAGTCGGGCTCGTCGCTGCACACCCTGCAGCCGCTGGGGCAGGCCCCGCCGAGCGGCGGCACGGGCGGGACCCGGCTCGCCGTCGTCCGTACGGGGCCCGGCAGCGCGATCGCCGTCGAGGCGCGTGGCTCGTCCGGCAACGACGGCGACACCTGCACCGAAGGGGTCCTCGTCTACCGGGTGCGCAACGAGGCGGCGTCGGGCGGCGGCCCCATCGAGGTGCTGGACGCGCACCCGCAGACGGAGGCCTGCTGGGACCGCTCGGTGTACCCGCCGCTGGCGGACGCTCCGCTGGAGGTGGGCGAGACGTACACGGTACCGGGGGAGCGGATCACCATCGAAGTGGCCGACCGCACCCGGTCCGGCGCGTACACGGTGAAGATCACGACATGACGAAGAAGGCCCCCCACTCGCGTGGGGGGCCTTCTTCCGTCTGTGCGCCGCCAGGGACTCGAACCCCGGACCCGCTGATTAAGAGTCAGCTGCTCTAACCAACTGAGCTAGCGGCGCTTGCTGACGAGGAAGACATTAGCAGGAGGATCGGCGGAACGAAAAATCGATATCCCCAGGTCCCGTCGCTGCGGCGGTGCGGGCCGCCCGTACGAAGGCCCAGAGCAGGGCCTCGGGCCCGGGGAGCCAGGGCTCCCGGGCATCGGGGGCCACGAGCCACCGCGACGGGCCGGGGACGGCGGCCAGCGGCGGCACGGTGACGGCGTCGCCGCGGCCGTGGCACAGGGGCGCCGGGGCGCTGCGGGAGGCCCCCCACTCCTCCCACGCCAGCAGGGCGGGCAGCCGGTGGGCGGTGCCGGGGGCTGCGAAGAGCAGCATCCGGCCGCGGTGCACGGCGACCGGCCCGGAGCCGGGGCCCTCGGCCCAGAGCAGGTCCAGGACGCGGCGCCCGAGGACCAGCGGGACGTTGACGACGTCGAAGGCGTTCCCGCAGGGCAGCGTCGCCGGCAGCCCCGGCCGGGCCTCCCACAGCGCCAGGGTGCGCCGGGGGTGCGCGGAGGCCGAGGCGAGCCAGGCGGCTCCCTGCGGAGTGACGTGCGTGGCGGGCGCGGTGCGCGTGCGCTCGCCGGGCGCGTGGAGGGCGGTGCATCCGTGGGCCGTCGTCAGCGTCGTCATATGCCAAGGTCTACCCGCCGTAGCGATCCGAACTCCCGGAGTTACCGAAAACTCGGACAGGGCGAGTAGGTCTGGAGTACATTGCCCCCGCATATGACAGTCGGCTGTCACGCCAGGTCGGCGCGGCCTCGCTGGAGGGTCTCGCCGAATTCGATCATCTTGAGGGCGTAGTCCTCGGTCCACT includes these proteins:
- a CDS encoding LLM class flavin-dependent oxidoreductase; translation: MSDTGDASGGANGLPDGRTGGAQESRSDGGSGIRGTALGRAAVPLSVLDLVTVGAGSTAYDSLRTSVAMARLAESRGYHRHWVAEHHSMPGVASSSPAVILAHLAAHTSRIRLGSGGVMLPNHAPLAVAEQFGTLEALAPGRIDLGLGRAPGTDGRTAAALRGPGRIEEGADEFPRRLAELTRFLDDDFPDGHPYARVHAVPGPVQGSAGRPPLWLLGSSGFSARLAGELGLPFAYAHHFSAAGTLPALDLYRESFRPSAVLDAPYAVIGVSALAADTDGEARAQVLTGALSMLRLRTGRPGLVPTPEEAAAYPYTPLEREFVDGWLANIVHGTPDAVADGLDGLAKRTGADELMLTANAHSGAARLRSYGLVADAYGMPTAAPEAD
- a CDS encoding glycosyl hydrolase family 18 protein, which encodes MHIRKPLAAAAATAALAAGALASFAGLGTAQAADAAAGAAAGGVRIAYYDQWSVYGNAFYPKHLDTRGIASKLDVINYSFGNIHPTELTCFEANKAAGDDNNPNAGDGAGDSYADYQKSFGAADSVDGVADTWNQPIVGVFNQFKELKAKYPHLKINISLGGWTYSKYFHDAAKTDASRKKFVASCIKQYIKGDLPVEGGFGGAGTAAGIFDGIDIDWEYPGSSGGHLGNHYGPEDKQNFTLLLQEFRKQLDAEGAANGGKKYMLTAALPAGQDKIKYIETDKIGQYLDYANIMTYDMHGAWDGDGPTYHQSPLYPSAADPTDPIAPGTEKYSIDNAIDSWIDGNPAYGIPGGFPANKLTLGYEFYYRGWKGVPAGTTNGLAQTATGGSAARPLSQQAGIAHYKELGGIVDNAATTFWDDQSKSSYFYKDGEFFTGLNQKSIQARVDYGKQRGLAGAMMYSLLGLDNNATLLGQISDALGGTTVPPTTPPTTPPTTPPTTPPTTPPTTGCGSTLAYVAGTVYTAGNEVSHNGRKYKAQWWTQNETPGTTGEWGVWKDLGAC
- a CDS encoding helix-turn-helix domain-containing protein; protein product: MVLARDIDPSASPLDYYSYELRRLREEAGLKQSQLGAIIFCTGSLIGMVENGRRVPTRDFSERVDAALGTGGVFSRLVGLVLRSQLPSWFQPYAEMEGQAAFISTYQCQLVHGLLQTEAYARAVLGVEKPDKLDAAVAARMDRQRILKRESPPVLWAVLDEAALHRQIGGREVMSGQLAHLLGLVERRWLEIQVLPFSAGQHAGMMGSFTLLRFDGAPDIHYSESYDSGHMTANAQVIKERSVGYARLQAEALPLRASAELIARVMEERYGKHPEADGRTVA
- a CDS encoding DUF397 domain-containing protein, which encodes MASIQKLTGAQWRKSSYSGSNGGECVECAPLGGAAWRKASYSGGTGGDCVEVAAQPCRVAVRDSKNPDGPTFTIAPEAFAALVRSL
- a CDS encoding hemopexin repeat-containing protein, with protein sequence MRDDFRLAIRGAPTYSRGEPVSFTFELENVGDRDYRLLVWNTPLEGEVFNFLEVRYGDDVVPYDGRMVSRTDPDADSYRTLRVGETIVEELDISMSYALAEPGGYEVTLLVRFADVIPAVGTEVITARPRHEHQGLTLGPVSTSFELLPDGPPRSTAGERARSEQPRDGARRIVIDPDTERPSALLRDFPLPPGFAEVFAAHDNACAWLDASIAELDSWSGRTDNTLYREWFGADSVSRHKTVRDRMAGTRAWMNRRITYDLSPPSCGANTTNYTHLGSDTVYVCPAFYGMPATGTDSRFGAIVHEWSHAATNVDTDDIVYGLPASRTLAISNPDKAAKNADNYSSFVETLSLRMLTAPVFWPNGKVYVFAGGQYYRIDPGTRRVDPGYPLPINPNWPGLWSDRVDAGVVWPNGKAYFFRDGQYMRYDIATDKVDAGYPLPTGQYWPGLWGDRVDAGIVWNNGKAYFFRDDQYMRYDIAADKVDPGYPKPIAGNWPGLWGDGIQGAVMWNDGKAYLMRGWQYVGYDVTADRVAPAYPRAIGENWPGLWSGGGIDAAIMYNNGNAYFMRGTLYRGYDIAEDRVIDPAYVLTIAGNWPGLWDTVDSGIPWPNGKVYFFRGPQYMRWDIAANRVDPGYPKPIAGNWPGLWSDRIDAAVLWPNGKAYFFRGDQYMRYDVAADRVDPGYPLPVNPYWPGLWGDGVDAGIVWNNGKAYFFKGSQYMRYDIAADRVDDGYPLPIGSNWPGLPGRTG
- a CDS encoding putative bifunctional diguanylate cyclase/phosphodiesterase; the protein is MSGTSEGTGSAADSIRSATTERHPAVPAVPSAPHRAESELRDYRAAFNAAHLAMAVVDREGYVVTANQAFAGLLGSEPHLLVHRCAADLVDLAAEARTWAAYQEVLRGRQARLRCTRRLKHPDGHSLWTEVTLGPVPGTGNVLLSVSDISDRRDLQARLRHLQMHDPVTRLPNRALFFERLSAALEASSYDHGGGTGRIGLCYLDLDGFKAVNDTLGHRVGDRLLTAVASRLTQCADQSGYGRTGGHLVARLGGDEFALLVEDSTGTEQLADLARSVLAAVQEPFDLAGQRLSVSASIGVVERATDGTSATGLMQAADTTLYWAKADGKARWTLFDPERNAHRMTRQALSSTLRPAVERGEFALEYQPLVDLESGALRGVEALVRWRHPQFGTLTPNRFIGIAEEDGSIVQLGQWVLRTACRQARRWQIEQPSDTPVFVSVNVAVRQVWDSDLVGDVAEILAETGLAPQLLQLELTESAVMGSAGRPLQALQALSDMGVRIAIDDFGTGYSNLAYLSRLPVSVLKLDGSFVRGFRYDEGAHPNPADETIVEALVQLAHRLGLTVTAECVETAGQAARLRRVGCDTGQGWLYSRAVAPDVIARMIGRRVEAATTAASAPDEPAAHPRV
- a CDS encoding M6 family metalloprotease domain-containing protein yields the protein MTRQQTPGGVDRSRVRSTAAALTSLTALAAMSLVAGPAVADSGAGPCALTRTRAHHSLGLDTWNGAYPKPERTLDAVMVFLSFPDHQGTLTPELLTRDYFPATSDFFEQASYGRFRLVPHPQKQWIQMPRPSTAYGIKRDWAPGDRAAYLRDAVAAADARVDFGKYDVVYFVADPDAPGVDSDATKVVNFDRPIVADGAELRRIVTVFERHPPDRNVLAHETGHVFDLPDLYHRPTDGKGDWDTYVGDWDVMGSQFGMSPDLFAWHKWKLGWLDASQVDCVQSGSSLHTLQPLGQAPPSGGTGGTRLAVVRTGPGSAIAVEARGSSGNDGDTCTEGVLVYRVRNEAASGGGPIEVLDAHPQTEACWDRSVYPPLADAPLEVGETYTVPGERITIEVADRTRSGAYTVKITT